A region from the Sulfitobacter sp. D7 genome encodes:
- the bhcR gene encoding HTH-type transcriptional regulator BhcR, with protein MESQDNGSGTGRKARGRPRGWTDKTAQNTIKSLDRAMEVFEYLSEAQGKPLSKLADEMRQSPATVYRILVTLEGRGLVEFDHEEQVWYIGPRAFVIGARFLRRTSLVDRARPIMRKLMETTGETANIGVGKEEAVLFLSQVETHANIRAFFPPGSLSPMHASGIGKALLAYMDPERLDKLLSKGQMTRFTAHTIIDPTALRQNLEAIRESGFSVDNEERNEGMRCIAAPVFDMNGEAVAGISISGPTSRVGVSEVEELSRPVIKAAHQLSLAIGGSVTRPQP; from the coding sequence ATGGAATCTCAAGACAATGGTTCAGGAACTGGTCGGAAAGCACGCGGAAGGCCCCGTGGCTGGACGGACAAGACCGCGCAGAACACGATCAAATCGCTCGACCGGGCCATGGAGGTGTTCGAGTATCTCAGCGAAGCGCAGGGCAAGCCGCTCTCTAAGCTGGCAGATGAGATGCGCCAATCGCCAGCGACCGTCTACCGTATCCTTGTAACCCTTGAGGGCAGGGGGCTGGTCGAATTCGATCACGAAGAGCAGGTTTGGTACATTGGTCCGCGCGCGTTTGTGATCGGCGCGCGTTTCCTTCGGCGCACAAGTCTTGTCGATCGAGCGCGACCCATCATGCGAAAGCTGATGGAAACGACCGGTGAAACAGCTAATATCGGCGTCGGAAAAGAAGAGGCGGTCCTTTTTCTGAGCCAAGTGGAGACACATGCGAACATCCGCGCCTTTTTCCCGCCCGGCAGCCTTTCTCCGATGCATGCATCCGGCATTGGCAAGGCGTTGCTCGCATATATGGATCCTGAGCGTTTGGACAAACTACTCTCGAAGGGGCAGATGACGCGGTTTACCGCACATACGATCATCGATCCGACGGCCCTGCGCCAGAATCTCGAAGCCATTCGGGAAAGCGGCTTTTCAGTTGATAATGAAGAGAGGAACGAAGGCATGCGCTGTATCGCGGCGCCGGTATTCGACATGAATGGCGAAGCTGTCGCGGGAATCTCGATATCCGGGCCAACAAGCAGGGTCGGCGTGTCCGAGGTCGAAGAATTGAGCCGCCCCGTCATCAAGGCGGCTCACCAATTGAGCCTCGCAATCGGGGGCAGCGTTACTCGGCCGCAGCCTTGA
- the bhcD gene encoding iminosuccinate reductase BhcD, with protein MLIVPEREIANLMTREAAFDAIEKVFAAMASGDAYNFPVVREAIGHEDALYGFKGGFDRAGLSLGLKAGGYWPNNLEKRNLINHQSTVFLFDPDTGKVKAMVGGNLLTALRTAAASSVSIKHLARENATVIGMVGAGHQATFQLRAALEQRKFEKVIGWNYHPEMLPNIEKVAHEAGVPFEAVDLPGMTEADVIISITSAFSPSLMADHVSPGTHIACMGTDTKGKQEVEAALLARASVFTDEVAQSVSIGEAQHAIAEGLIKDTDVAQLGAVINGTNPGRTSDHQITLFDGTGVGLQDLAVAAKVVDLAVEQGVAIDVDF; from the coding sequence ATGCTGATCGTACCTGAACGTGAGATCGCCAACCTAATGACCCGCGAGGCAGCTTTTGATGCTATCGAGAAAGTCTTTGCCGCAATGGCCTCCGGCGACGCCTACAACTTCCCCGTCGTACGCGAAGCGATTGGGCACGAAGATGCGCTTTACGGGTTCAAAGGCGGATTTGATCGCGCCGGGTTGAGCTTGGGATTGAAGGCCGGTGGATACTGGCCAAACAATCTTGAAAAACGCAACCTTATCAACCACCAGTCCACCGTATTCCTGTTCGATCCTGACACCGGCAAGGTCAAAGCGATGGTCGGTGGCAATTTGCTGACAGCGTTGCGTACGGCGGCGGCTTCGTCGGTTTCAATCAAACACTTGGCACGTGAAAACGCGACCGTCATCGGCATGGTAGGCGCAGGCCACCAAGCCACCTTCCAGCTACGTGCCGCATTGGAGCAGCGAAAGTTCGAGAAGGTGATCGGCTGGAACTACCACCCAGAGATGCTACCCAATATCGAGAAAGTCGCGCATGAGGCTGGGGTTCCCTTTGAAGCCGTCGATCTGCCCGGCATGACCGAAGCCGACGTCATCATCTCGATCACCTCCGCCTTTTCACCGTCTTTGATGGCCGATCACGTCAGCCCCGGAACCCATATCGCATGTATGGGCACCGACACCAAAGGCAAACAGGAGGTCGAAGCGGCCTTGCTGGCACGCGCCTCGGTGTTCACCGATGAGGTCGCCCAGTCCGTGAGCATCGGCGAGGCGCAACATGCCATTGCTGAAGGGCTTATCAAGGACACGGATGTCGCCCAGCTTGGCGCGGTCATCAATGGGACCAATCCGGGTCGCACGTCGGATCATCAAATCACACTGTTCGACGGGACCGGCGTGGGCCTTCAGGACCTCGCGGTGGCGGCCAAAGTCGTTGATTTGGCCGTTGAACAGGGCGTCGCAATCGACGTGGACTTCTAA
- a CDS encoding uracil-xanthine permease family protein codes for MSDASIGTPDQLRDPNYTPPLTKAVPLGIQHVLAMFVSNVTPAIIVCGAAGFGFGSNSPDFPQMIYMIQMSMFFAGVATLFQSIGVGPIGARLPIVQGTSFAFIPIMIPLVAGKGVDAIAVLMGGIVAGGLFHAFLGLFIGRLRFALPPLVTGLVVTMIGLALVKVGVQYAAGGVPAIGTEEYGSGLNWFMAGTVILVTLGLKFFTRGMLSVSAVLIGLLVGYVVAFALGQVNLGNVGQAASFALPNPLHFGIEFSAAAVIGFCAMSFVSAIETVGDVSGITKGGAGREASDREIQGATYADGIGTAISGMFGALPNTSFSQNVGLIAMTGVMSRMVVTIGAIFLIICGLVPKIGAVISSIPIEVLGGGVIVMFGMVVAAGISMLSDVNWNRRNMVIFAIALSLGLGLQLEPDALQYLPGTLKVLGTSGILPAALIAIVLNLVLPEELSGEATEEVSGGMAGQGSGSLAQSDRV; via the coding sequence ATGTCTGATGCATCCATCGGAACGCCGGACCAACTCCGCGATCCAAATTACACCCCGCCGCTCACAAAAGCGGTGCCGCTGGGGATCCAGCACGTGCTGGCTATGTTCGTATCGAACGTCACTCCGGCGATCATCGTGTGCGGCGCTGCAGGTTTCGGCTTTGGCTCAAACAGCCCTGATTTCCCGCAAATGATCTACATGATACAGATGTCCATGTTCTTTGCCGGGGTCGCGACGCTGTTTCAGTCGATCGGCGTAGGTCCGATTGGCGCGCGTTTGCCGATCGTGCAGGGGACATCGTTTGCCTTTATTCCAATCATGATCCCGCTTGTCGCCGGGAAGGGCGTGGACGCGATTGCGGTCCTGATGGGGGGTATCGTCGCCGGTGGCCTGTTCCACGCCTTTTTGGGGCTATTCATCGGGAGACTTCGTTTTGCACTGCCGCCGTTGGTCACTGGCTTGGTCGTGACCATGATTGGCCTGGCTCTGGTCAAGGTCGGTGTTCAATATGCGGCAGGGGGTGTGCCTGCAATCGGCACCGAAGAATACGGCTCCGGGCTCAACTGGTTCATGGCAGGTACCGTGATTTTGGTGACCCTCGGCCTGAAGTTCTTTACCCGCGGCATGCTTTCTGTGTCGGCCGTTCTGATCGGCCTTTTGGTTGGCTATGTCGTCGCCTTTGCGCTTGGTCAGGTCAATCTTGGCAATGTAGGTCAAGCGGCAAGCTTTGCGCTGCCGAACCCGCTACACTTTGGCATCGAATTCTCGGCCGCCGCGGTCATCGGCTTTTGTGCCATGTCTTTCGTCTCGGCCATCGAAACTGTTGGCGATGTTTCCGGGATCACCAAAGGGGGCGCAGGCCGCGAGGCGAGCGACCGCGAAATCCAAGGGGCGACCTATGCAGATGGGATCGGCACGGCCATCTCGGGCATGTTCGGCGCGCTGCCCAATACGTCGTTCAGTCAGAACGTAGGTCTCATCGCCATGACGGGTGTGATGAGCCGGATGGTCGTTACAATCGGGGCGATTTTTCTGATCATATGCGGTCTTGTTCCCAAAATCGGTGCGGTGATCTCTTCGATCCCGATCGAAGTGCTGGGCGGTGGTGTCATCGTGATGTTCGGCATGGTGGTCGCGGCTGGTATCTCGATGCTGTCCGATGTGAACTGGAACCGTCGCAACATGGTCATTTTTGCCATCGCGCTGTCACTTGGTCTGGGCCTGCAGCTTGAGCCGGATGCGCTTCAGTATCTGCCGGGCACGCTGAAAGTCCTAGGGACTTCGGGCATTCTGCCTGCGGCCCTCATCGCCATCGTTCTTAATCTGGTACTGCCCGAGGAGCTTTCGGGTGAAGCCACCGAGGAAGTCTCTGGCGGTATGGCAGGACAAGGGAGCGGATCACTCGCGCAGAGTGACCGCGTCTGA
- a CDS encoding type I glyceraldehyde-3-phosphate dehydrogenase, translating into MTRQLSVFINGFGRIGRTLLRQILQNESQSAVKVVGINDIAPLETCAYLLRYDSVFGPLPLQVETGDRQITIGGRPIPFTCEPDLRALDLRGVDVVLECTGRVKDRDFAEAGIDAGASNILISGPSEVADQTVVLGANEQELGDARIVSNASCTTNAITPLLRTIDLGLGISRAHVTTIHCYTGSQPTVDQPGASLERSRAAAVSMVPTTTSALNQIFNVLPEFHGRLSVSAVRVPCISVSAIDATLQILEKPEGSFVEFLREAFADSTLIGLTEDPCVSTDFRSRPESLVIALPETQSIEQRQLRVFGWYDNEWGFSARMLEMAERLAARSR; encoded by the coding sequence GTGACCCGCCAGCTAAGTGTCTTTATCAACGGTTTTGGTCGCATCGGCAGGACTTTGTTGCGCCAGATTTTACAAAATGAAAGCCAGTCCGCCGTCAAAGTCGTTGGCATCAACGATATCGCGCCACTCGAAACTTGCGCGTACCTGCTGCGCTACGACAGTGTTTTCGGTCCTTTACCCCTCCAAGTGGAAACGGGAGATCGCCAGATAACAATTGGCGGTCGCCCCATCCCATTTACCTGCGAACCGGACCTGCGGGCCTTGGATTTACGCGGTGTGGATGTTGTTTTGGAATGCACCGGAAGGGTCAAGGATAGAGACTTTGCAGAAGCAGGCATCGACGCTGGGGCATCGAATATTCTGATTTCCGGCCCGTCCGAGGTCGCCGACCAGACGGTTGTCTTAGGCGCCAACGAACAAGAACTTGGCGATGCGCGGATCGTGTCCAATGCGTCTTGTACGACCAATGCGATCACCCCCCTCCTCCGCACGATTGATCTAGGGCTTGGAATTTCCAGAGCACATGTCACGACCATTCATTGCTACACCGGGAGCCAACCGACTGTTGACCAGCCCGGTGCCAGTCTTGAAAGAAGCCGTGCTGCTGCTGTCTCAATGGTTCCGACAACAACCAGCGCGCTTAATCAAATCTTTAACGTCTTGCCAGAATTTCACGGACGCCTCAGTGTCAGCGCCGTCCGGGTTCCCTGCATCTCAGTTTCGGCAATCGATGCGACGCTGCAAATCTTGGAAAAGCCCGAAGGTTCTTTTGTCGAGTTCTTGCGCGAAGCCTTTGCAGACTCGACCCTCATTGGTCTGACAGAAGACCCCTGTGTTTCGACCGATTTTCGGAGCCGCCCTGAATCTCTGGTGATCGCCCTTCCCGAAACGCAATCAATCGAACAGCGCCAGCTGCGCGTTTTTGGCTGGTACGACAACGAATGGGGCTTCTCAGCACGCATGCTTGAAATGGCGGAACGCCTCGCGGCGAGAAGCCGATGA
- a CDS encoding ureidoglycolate lyase, whose product MNNVLTATTINSDAIAGLAELIDASDTPDKFINQGRCGRFHDRATLDVDGRVGVSVFQSTSFSMPFKMEMMERHPLGSQAFLPMQEGEYLVVLAEDKDGAPVAPRAFIAGPGQGVNIGRNVWHGVLCPLSDPGLFMVVDRVSEGPNLEEHWFDEPFIIER is encoded by the coding sequence ATGAACAACGTTTTGACGGCAACCACAATTAATTCCGATGCCATTGCGGGGCTAGCAGAACTGATCGATGCATCAGACACGCCCGACAAGTTCATAAACCAAGGGCGTTGCGGACGTTTTCATGATCGGGCGACCCTCGACGTTGATGGTCGCGTAGGGGTCAGCGTCTTTCAATCCACATCGTTCTCCATGCCTTTCAAAATGGAAATGATGGAGCGTCATCCTTTGGGCAGCCAAGCTTTTCTGCCGATGCAGGAAGGCGAATATCTGGTCGTGCTAGCCGAAGATAAAGACGGTGCTCCGGTTGCGCCCCGGGCCTTTATTGCTGGGCCGGGGCAGGGCGTAAACATCGGGCGCAACGTCTGGCACGGGGTTTTGTGTCCGCTGTCCGATCCGGGGCTTTTCATGGTCGTCGACCGCGTCAGCGAGGGGCCAAATCTGGAGGAACATTGGTTCGATGAGCCATTCATCATCGAGCGATAA
- the maiA gene encoding maleylacetoacetate isomerase — protein sequence MLTLYSYWRSTTSYRVRIALNLKGLPYRVVPVDLVAGDQRSPDYVAKNPIKGVPTLLLEDGRALTQSLAIMAYLNEIAPDPALLPEPAFERAQVLAAAQVIATDIHPINNLKVVSHLKTHHGLTADEGTAWMRHWMTEGLHAYQALLPDGPKFSFADQPLLCDLCLIPQLYNAHRWGVEMTPFARLLEIEKEALRLPAFDAARPENQPDAN from the coding sequence ATGCTTACGCTGTATTCCTACTGGCGCTCGACCACATCTTACCGCGTGCGGATAGCGCTGAATCTCAAGGGCCTGCCCTATCGTGTGGTTCCGGTGGACCTCGTGGCCGGGGACCAACGCAGCCCAGACTATGTGGCCAAGAACCCCATCAAGGGGGTGCCAACCTTGCTTCTTGAAGACGGGCGGGCGTTGACCCAATCGCTGGCAATCATGGCCTATCTGAACGAGATCGCGCCAGACCCTGCCCTTTTGCCCGAGCCTGCGTTTGAGCGGGCTCAGGTACTGGCCGCCGCACAGGTGATCGCGACGGACATTCATCCGATCAACAACCTCAAGGTGGTCAGCCACCTGAAAACTCATCACGGGCTGACCGCGGATGAGGGAACAGCATGGATGCGCCATTGGATGACTGAAGGGCTGCACGCCTATCAAGCGCTGCTGCCGGACGGCCCGAAATTCAGCTTTGCCGATCAACCGCTGCTTTGCGACCTTTGCCTTATCCCGCAGCTTTACAACGCCCACCGGTGGGGCGTTGAGATGACACCCTTCGCGCGGCTGCTTGAGATCGAAAAGGAGGCCCTGCGCCTCCCGGCCTTTGACGCCGCACGCCCCGAAAATCAGCCGGACGCCAATTGA
- the puuE gene encoding allantoinase PuuE, whose product MKRYPRDMTGYGGAVPAAQWPNGAKIAVQIVLNYEEGGENNILHGDAASEAFLSEITGAAPWQGQRHWNMESIYEYGSRAGFWRVHKLLKNTPITVYGVATALMRAPQQLKAMKEAGWEIASHGLKWIEHKDMEPQEERAQIREAIRLHTEVVGEAPRGWYTGRCSMNTVDLAAEEGDFAYIADSYADDLPYWVRAGGKDQLIVPYTMDCNDMRFAIQAGYTNGDQFESYLKDSFDMLYAEGAEGAPKMLSIGLHCRLIGRPGRAMALKRALEHFAKHDGVWFATREQIADHWASLHPPAEGTAPSDMDRGTFVAEFGGMFEHSPWIAEGAFDLELGATHDNAAGIHNALARVFRNASEEQRLGVLTAHPDLAGKLAAAGRLTKESTAEQAGAGLDLLTDEERETFQNLNAEYVERHGFPFIIAVKDNTKSSILEAFHRRIKNDRDTEFSEACRQVERIAELRLIERFAS is encoded by the coding sequence GTGAAACGTTACCCAAGAGATATGACCGGCTATGGTGGCGCTGTACCAGCGGCGCAATGGCCGAATGGCGCAAAAATCGCCGTTCAGATCGTGCTGAACTATGAAGAAGGTGGGGAAAACAATATTCTCCACGGTGATGCTGCGTCTGAAGCGTTCCTATCGGAAATCACCGGGGCCGCTCCCTGGCAGGGTCAACGCCATTGGAACATGGAATCGATCTATGAATACGGCAGCCGCGCCGGGTTCTGGCGTGTTCACAAACTGCTCAAAAACACGCCAATTACTGTTTATGGTGTAGCAACCGCTCTTATGCGGGCGCCCCAGCAGCTCAAGGCGATGAAGGAGGCGGGCTGGGAGATTGCCAGCCATGGTCTGAAATGGATCGAACACAAGGATATGGAGCCGCAGGAAGAGCGCGCCCAGATCCGCGAGGCAATCCGCCTGCATACCGAAGTGGTGGGGGAGGCCCCGCGCGGCTGGTACACCGGACGCTGCTCCATGAACACTGTGGACCTTGCCGCCGAGGAGGGCGATTTCGCCTATATCGCCGACAGCTATGCTGATGATTTGCCCTACTGGGTGCGGGCTGGTGGTAAGGACCAGTTGATCGTGCCTTACACGATGGACTGCAACGACATGCGTTTCGCGATTCAAGCGGGATACACGAACGGTGATCAGTTTGAGAGCTATCTCAAGGATAGCTTTGACATGCTCTATGCCGAGGGGGCCGAAGGCGCGCCCAAGATGCTTTCGATCGGTTTGCACTGTCGTCTTATCGGGCGTCCGGGCCGCGCAATGGCGTTGAAGCGCGCCTTGGAACATTTCGCGAAACACGACGGCGTCTGGTTCGCCACAAGGGAACAGATCGCCGATCACTGGGCAAGCCTGCACCCGCCTGCCGAGGGGACCGCGCCATCTGATATGGACAGGGGAACCTTTGTCGCGGAATTTGGTGGCATGTTCGAACACAGCCCTTGGATTGCCGAGGGTGCCTTTGATCTTGAGCTTGGTGCGACCCATGACAATGCAGCAGGCATTCACAACGCACTGGCGCGTGTGTTCCGTAACGCATCCGAAGAACAGCGGCTGGGTGTGCTGACCGCCCACCCTGACTTGGCGGGAAAACTGGCGGCAGCCGGGCGCCTCACAAAGGAAAGCACTGCCGAACAGGCGGGTGCCGGACTGGATTTGCTGACCGACGAAGAACGGGAGACCTTCCAGAACCTCAACGCTGAATACGTTGAGCGGCACGGCTTTCCTTTCATCATCGCCGTGAAGGATAACACCAAATCGAGCATTCTTGAGGCATTTCACCGCCGTATCAAAAATGACCGCGATACCGAGTTCTCCGAAGCCTGCCGACAGGTTGAGCGAATTGCAGAACTGCGCCTGATTGAGAGGTTTGCATCATGA
- a CDS encoding bifunctional allantoicase/(S)-ureidoglycine aminohydrolase, which produces MSTKYFAPHGGHPGQEQLLTDRAVFKDAYAVIPKGTMRDIVTSFLPFWEDTRLWVIARPMSGFAETFSQYIMEVQPGGGSEKAELDPEAEGVLFVVEGAATLRVGGETYELSPGGYAYLPPSSAWTLRNEGDEVLRFHWVRKAYEAVEGLDMPDVLVLNENDIEPTPMPGTDGKWSTTRFVDPSDLRHDMHVTIVTFEPGGVIPFLETHVMEHGLYVLEGKAVYNLNNDWVEVEAGDYMWLRAFCPQACYAGGPGRFRYLLYKDVNRHMALRPGAASYPQHQRLKAAAE; this is translated from the coding sequence ATGAGCACCAAATATTTCGCGCCACACGGGGGACATCCCGGGCAAGAGCAGCTTCTCACTGATCGCGCAGTTTTCAAGGATGCCTATGCGGTCATCCCAAAAGGTACGATGCGGGATATCGTCACCAGCTTTTTGCCTTTTTGGGAGGATACGCGCCTGTGGGTCATCGCGCGCCCGATGAGCGGCTTCGCCGAGACATTTTCGCAATACATCATGGAGGTACAGCCCGGAGGCGGTTCTGAAAAGGCTGAGTTGGATCCGGAAGCCGAGGGCGTATTATTCGTTGTGGAAGGCGCGGCCACTTTGCGTGTCGGGGGCGAGACTTACGAGCTGAGCCCGGGCGGTTACGCATACCTGCCCCCGTCGAGCGCCTGGACCCTGCGAAACGAAGGCGATGAAGTCTTGCGCTTCCATTGGGTGCGCAAGGCATATGAGGCCGTCGAAGGGTTGGATATGCCCGATGTGTTGGTCCTGAACGAAAACGACATCGAACCGACGCCCATGCCGGGCACAGATGGCAAATGGTCGACGACCCGCTTTGTCGATCCGTCCGACCTGCGCCACGACATGCATGTCACGATTGTGACATTCGAACCGGGCGGCGTTATCCCCTTTCTTGAGACACATGTGATGGAGCACGGGCTCTATGTGTTGGAGGGCAAAGCCGTCTACAATCTGAACAATGATTGGGTCGAGGTCGAGGCTGGCGATTACATGTGGCTCCGCGCTTTTTGCCCCCAGGCATGCTATGCGGGTGGCCCGGGGCGGTTCCGGTACCTGCTTTACAAGGACGTAAATCGCCATATGGCGCTCCGTCCCGGCGCCGCGTCATACCCTCAACATCAGCGCCTCAAGGCTGCGGCCGAGTAA
- the bhcB gene encoding beta-hydroxyaspartate dehydratase BhcB: MKDYQMYIPTYEDMLDAHARIGPYIRRTPIRTSDYLNELAGCELFFKCENFQEPGAFKVRGASNAVFGLSEEQAAKGVATHSSGNHASCLSYAAMKRGIPCNVVMPRTAPQAKKDTVRRFGGVITECEPSTSSREATFAEVQAATGGDFVHPYNDPRVIAGQGTCSKEFIEQTDGLDAVVAPIGGGGMISGTCLTLATLAPETHIIAAEPEQADDAYRSFKAGHIIADDAPKTIADGLLVPLKDLTWHFVSNHVSEIYTASEQEIIEAMKLTWKHLRVVMEPSSAVPLATVLKNPEAFRGKRVGLIITGGNVDLDKLPWLNAA, translated from the coding sequence ATGAAGGATTACCAGATGTACATCCCGACGTACGAGGACATGTTGGACGCCCACGCGCGGATCGGCCCCTATATTCGCCGCACGCCGATCCGCACCTCGGACTACCTCAACGAACTTGCCGGTTGCGAGCTGTTCTTCAAATGCGAGAACTTTCAAGAGCCGGGTGCCTTTAAGGTGAGGGGCGCCTCGAACGCGGTGTTCGGGCTTAGCGAGGAGCAGGCGGCCAAAGGCGTCGCAACACATTCCTCAGGCAACCATGCATCCTGCCTGTCTTATGCCGCTATGAAGCGCGGCATTCCATGCAACGTGGTGATGCCCCGCACAGCCCCTCAGGCAAAGAAGGATACGGTGCGCCGTTTTGGCGGTGTCATTACCGAATGCGAGCCGTCGACCAGTTCCCGTGAGGCGACCTTTGCCGAGGTGCAAGCTGCGACAGGGGGCGATTTCGTACACCCCTACAACGATCCCCGAGTGATCGCCGGACAGGGCACATGTTCGAAAGAATTCATTGAGCAGACGGATGGTCTTGATGCTGTGGTGGCGCCAATTGGTGGTGGCGGCATGATATCGGGCACCTGCCTCACCCTCGCGACCCTCGCGCCCGAAACTCATATCATCGCGGCCGAGCCTGAACAGGCAGACGACGCTTACCGCAGCTTCAAGGCGGGCCATATTATCGCCGACGATGCCCCAAAGACCATTGCCGACGGGCTTCTGGTCCCGCTCAAGGACCTGACTTGGCATTTTGTCTCAAACCACGTGTCCGAAATCTACACGGCATCCGAGCAAGAGATCATTGAGGCGATGAAGCTGACCTGGAAGCATCTGCGCGTGGTCATGGAGCCATCCTCTGCAGTGCCGCTTGCGACAGTTCTCAAGAACCCCGAAGCCTTTAGGGGCAAGCGCGTCGGCCTGATCATCACGGGCGGCAATGTCGACCTCGACAAGCTGCCGTGGCTGAACGCCGCCTGA
- a CDS encoding AmiS/UreI family transporter: MFLPISLLFVGAVLVLNGLWMSGRISNREIVVINFATAAITATVAAVSLVRATTGDEIRSVALTLLFSATYLWVAVNRLNGADGRGLGWFSLFVSLSVLPQAFLALASAAKFIDIWLGICWLIWSGLWFMYFVTLTLKKPVQDQTAVATLLSGVLTAWLPALFLMYGA; the protein is encoded by the coding sequence ATGTTTTTGCCAATATCCCTGCTGTTTGTGGGGGCAGTTCTTGTGTTGAATGGTCTTTGGATGTCTGGGCGCATCTCGAATCGAGAGATTGTTGTCATCAACTTTGCCACAGCGGCAATTACCGCCACAGTCGCCGCTGTGTCACTCGTGCGCGCCACGACCGGGGATGAAATCCGCTCTGTTGCCCTGACGCTGCTGTTCAGCGCGACCTACCTTTGGGTGGCGGTTAACCGGTTGAATGGCGCCGATGGCCGCGGTTTGGGATGGTTCAGCCTGTTTGTCTCTCTTTCCGTGTTGCCTCAGGCCTTTTTAGCCCTCGCCTCTGCAGCGAAATTCATTGATATCTGGCTGGGCATTTGCTGGCTTATTTGGTCGGGTCTTTGGTTCATGTATTTCGTCACTTTGACGTTGAAGAAACCGGTTCAAGATCAAACAGCAGTTGCCACACTCCTAAGCGGCGTGCTGACTGCCTGGCTGCCCGCCCTTTTCCTGATGTACGGAGCTTGA
- the bhcC gene encoding 3-hydroxy-D-aspartate aldolase BhcC: MKDMTNLDEFEVGYDIPAKPGMDEADIQTPSLVLDLDALERNIKKMGDYAKAHGMRHRTHGKMHKSVDVQRLQEKLGGACGVCCQKVSEAEVFARGGIKDILVSNQVRDPAKIDRLARLPKLGARTICCVDDLANVADLSSAAQKHGTEIECLVEIDCGAGRCGVTTTRDVVAIAKAIDGAEGLKFSGLQAYQGAMQHLDSYDERKAKIDIAVAMVKDAVDTLKAEGLDCDIVGGGGTGSYYFESNSGVYNELQCGSYAFMDADYGRILDKDGKRIDQGEWENAFFILTSVMSHAKADKAIVDAGLKAQSVDSGLPVIYGRDDVEYIKCSDEHGVVMDPNGALKVNDKLKLVPGHCDPTANVHDWYVGVRNGKVECLWPVSARGHAY, translated from the coding sequence ATGAAAGATATGACCAATCTCGACGAATTCGAAGTGGGCTACGATATCCCGGCAAAACCGGGCATGGACGAGGCCGACATCCAAACCCCGAGCCTTGTGCTTGATCTTGACGCGCTGGAGCGCAACATCAAGAAAATGGGAGACTACGCCAAGGCGCACGGCATGCGCCACCGGACCCATGGCAAGATGCACAAGTCGGTCGATGTCCAAAGGCTTCAAGAAAAGCTCGGCGGTGCATGCGGTGTCTGCTGCCAAAAAGTCTCAGAGGCCGAAGTCTTTGCGCGGGGCGGCATCAAAGATATCCTCGTCTCGAACCAAGTACGCGATCCCGCCAAAATCGACCGCCTCGCCCGTCTGCCCAAGCTTGGCGCCCGCACGATCTGTTGCGTTGACGACCTTGCCAATGTGGCTGATCTGTCATCGGCGGCGCAAAAACATGGCACCGAGATCGAATGTCTTGTCGAAATCGATTGTGGCGCGGGGCGCTGCGGTGTGACCACCACGCGTGACGTGGTGGCGATTGCCAAGGCCATCGACGGTGCCGAGGGGCTTAAGTTTTCCGGCCTGCAAGCCTATCAAGGCGCAATGCAGCACCTCGACAGCTATGACGAACGCAAGGCGAAAATCGATATCGCCGTGGCGATGGTCAAAGATGCGGTCGATACGTTGAAGGCAGAAGGTTTGGACTGTGACATCGTCGGCGGTGGCGGCACTGGCTCCTACTACTTCGAGTCCAACTCGGGTGTGTATAACGAACTGCAGTGCGGCTCCTATGCCTTCATGGACGCGGACTATGGGCGCATCCTCGACAAAGACGGCAAACGCATCGACCAAGGGGAATGGGAGAACGCCTTTTTCATCCTCACAAGCGTCATGAGCCATGCAAAGGCGGACAAGGCGATCGTCGACGCTGGCCTCAAGGCTCAATCCGTTGATAGCGGATTGCCAGTGATCTACGGGCGCGATGATGTCGAATATATCAAGTGTTCGGACGAGCATGGGGTGGTGATGGACCCAAACGGCGCGTTGAAGGTCAACGACAAGCTGAAGCTGGTTCCGGGTCACTGCGATCCGACCGCCAACGTCCATGATTGGTATGTTGGTGTTCGGAACGGCAAGGTTGAATGCCTCTGGCCAGTTTCGGCACGCGGTCACGCCTACTGA